From Thermoflavifilum aggregans, a single genomic window includes:
- a CDS encoding ThuA domain-containing protein, which produces MRFLWIFGWLGCLVWHAQAQQAAPRRILVFTKTAGYHHASIPDGVKAIQQLAAQHQIEMDTTTDAGMFRMPELQRYAAIIFLNTTGNLFDSLQQQAFQQYIRQGGGYLGIHAAADCEYDWPWYGQLVGAYFKSHPAVQKARLWIQLDPRFPELEALPHPWIRRDEWYNWRIPPAQSQVHVLVTLDESSYTGGENGDYHPVVWYHDFDGGRAFYMEFGHTSESYSEPAFLQLLQAGLQYAMGEK; this is translated from the coding sequence ATGCGCTTTTTATGGATTTTCGGATGGCTTGGATGCCTGGTGTGGCATGCACAGGCACAACAAGCAGCGCCACGTCGTATTCTGGTTTTTACAAAAACTGCAGGCTACCATCATGCCTCCATCCCCGATGGCGTGAAAGCCATCCAACAGCTGGCCGCACAGCATCAGATTGAGATGGATACGACAACTGATGCCGGTATGTTTCGCATGCCTGAGTTGCAGCGATATGCGGCTATCATTTTTTTGAATACAACCGGCAATTTGTTTGATTCCCTCCAGCAGCAGGCTTTTCAGCAATACATCCGGCAAGGTGGTGGTTATCTAGGCATTCATGCCGCAGCCGATTGTGAATATGACTGGCCTTGGTATGGACAGCTGGTAGGAGCTTATTTCAAAAGCCATCCTGCCGTGCAGAAAGCTCGATTATGGATACAACTCGATCCGCGTTTTCCGGAACTGGAGGCCTTGCCGCATCCCTGGATTCGCAGGGATGAATGGTACAACTGGCGTATACCTCCGGCTCAAAGCCAGGTGCATGTACTGGTTACCCTCGATGAAAGCAGCTACACAGGTGGAGAAAACGGAGATTATCATCCGGTGGTGTGGTATCACGATTTTGATGGCGGGAGGGCATTTTACATGGAATTTGGCCACACCTCAGAATCCTATTCAGAACCGGCTTTCCTGCAATTGCTCCAAGCAGGATTGCAATATGCGATGGGAGAAAAATAA
- a CDS encoding (Fe-S)-binding protein: protein MQIPTVAELYAKGEKPELLYWVGCAASFDQRAQRTARALATIFTRAGIRFAILAQEESCTGDPARRAGNEFLFQMMALKNIQTLNQYGIQTIVTSCPHCFNTLKNEYPALGGQYEVWHHTQYLYRLVREGRISLKPATAEALQSVTYHDSCYLGRGNGIYDAPRDILQALQMKIVEMAHHRSRGMCCGAGGAQMWKEEEKGQTRVNIARTQEALATGSRTIAAACPFCNTMLYDGLKHAGKEEEVQVKDIAELVAEHLASDPTVGG from the coding sequence ATGCAAATCCCTACTGTAGCTGAACTTTATGCCAAAGGTGAAAAGCCCGAATTGCTTTACTGGGTTGGATGTGCGGCCAGCTTTGATCAGCGGGCACAACGTACGGCCCGCGCACTGGCTACTATTTTTACCCGTGCCGGTATCCGCTTTGCCATCCTTGCACAGGAAGAAAGCTGTACGGGCGATCCGGCTCGCAGGGCTGGAAATGAGTTTTTGTTCCAGATGATGGCCTTGAAAAACATTCAAACGCTGAACCAGTATGGCATCCAAACAATCGTTACTTCCTGCCCCCATTGTTTCAATACCTTGAAGAATGAATATCCCGCACTGGGCGGCCAGTATGAGGTATGGCACCATACCCAGTACCTGTACCGGCTTGTCCGGGAAGGACGGATCAGCTTGAAACCCGCAACGGCAGAAGCTCTGCAGTCGGTTACTTATCATGACTCCTGTTATCTGGGCAGGGGTAATGGCATTTACGATGCCCCACGCGACATTTTGCAGGCCTTGCAGATGAAGATTGTGGAAATGGCTCACCATCGCAGCCGGGGCATGTGTTGCGGTGCCGGCGGTGCCCAAATGTGGAAAGAAGAGGAAAAGGGACAAACGCGCGTCAACATTGCCCGTACACAGGAAGCACTTGCAACCGGTAGCCGCACCATTGCTGCAGCCTGCCCCTTTTGCAATACCATGCTGTACGATGGCCTGAAGCACGCCGGCAAGGAAGAGGAAGTTCAGGTAAAAGATATAGCTGAGCTGGTAGCCGAACACCTGGCATCTGACCCGACCGTCGGTGGGTAG
- a CDS encoding (Fe-S)-binding protein: MLIAQIVFIALLVIAITLFSRQVRKIRRNILLGRDEQISGNRWKRWKNVLLLAFGQKKMFRNWIPAILHLFVYLGFIIINLEILEIILDGILGTHRLFLPYIKPVYPAFISAFEVLAVLVILACSIFLIRRNILHVRRFENPEMTCWPRRDANNILIFEIILMLLFLTMNASDQALQMKHYGHYYPTGSFLITHPIAQHLQQISPGLLVGLERGSWWLHIAGVLFFLNYLPYSKHFHILLAFPNTYYASLEPKSQMPLMADIVPEVRSMMGLEADDSQSAPASPPVHFGARDVFDLSWRHLLAAYSCTECGRCTAACPANQTGKKLSPRKIMMDTRDRLEEIGRNIDMHGSFVDDGKSLLNYISEEELRACTTCQACVEECPVSISPLAIILELRRYLVMEASSTPQEWNAMFTSIENNGAPWTFPPDERGQWASRLA, from the coding sequence ATGCTGATCGCACAAATTGTATTCATTGCCCTGCTGGTAATTGCCATCACGCTTTTTTCCCGGCAAGTACGAAAAATCAGGCGCAATATTTTATTAGGGCGCGATGAACAGATATCCGGCAACCGCTGGAAGCGCTGGAAAAATGTGTTGTTGCTTGCTTTTGGCCAGAAGAAAATGTTTCGAAACTGGATACCGGCTATACTGCATTTATTTGTGTATCTGGGTTTTATCATCATCAACCTGGAAATATTGGAAATTATCCTGGATGGAATTTTAGGTACCCATCGTTTGTTTTTACCTTATATCAAACCTGTTTATCCTGCATTTATCAGTGCATTTGAAGTGCTGGCTGTGCTGGTGATTCTGGCCTGCAGCATTTTCCTGATCCGGCGCAATATATTGCATGTACGGCGGTTTGAAAATCCTGAAATGACGTGCTGGCCCCGGCGGGATGCCAATAACATCCTGATCTTTGAAATCATCCTCATGTTGTTGTTTTTAACCATGAACGCCAGCGATCAGGCTTTGCAGATGAAACATTACGGGCATTATTATCCAACCGGATCATTTCTGATTACCCATCCCATAGCCCAGCACCTGCAACAAATTTCTCCCGGTTTGCTGGTGGGACTGGAACGTGGTTCCTGGTGGCTGCATATTGCCGGTGTTTTATTTTTCCTGAATTACCTGCCCTATTCCAAACATTTTCATATCCTGCTGGCATTCCCCAATACCTATTATGCTTCGCTGGAACCCAAAAGCCAGATGCCTCTGATGGCAGATATTGTACCCGAAGTACGCAGCATGATGGGATTGGAAGCTGATGACAGCCAGTCTGCACCTGCATCTCCGCCTGTTCATTTCGGTGCCAGGGATGTGTTTGACCTAAGCTGGCGGCATCTGCTGGCAGCCTATAGTTGCACTGAATGCGGACGTTGTACGGCTGCCTGTCCTGCCAATCAGACCGGTAAAAAACTTTCCCCCCGGAAAATTATGATGGATACGCGCGACAGGCTGGAAGAAATAGGCCGGAATATAGATATGCATGGCTCTTTTGTGGACGATGGAAAAAGTTTGCTGAACTACATCAGTGAAGAAGAGTTGCGTGCCTGTACCACTTGCCAGGCCTGTGTGGAAGAATGCCCCGTAAGCATCAGTCCGCTGGCCATCATCCTGGAATTGCGGCGCTATCTGGTAATGGAAGCTTCCAGCACACCACAGGAATGGAATGCCATGTTTACCAGTATAGAAAACAATGGGGCTCCCTGGACTTTCCCGCCCGACGAACGCGGCCAGTGGGCCTCTCGGCTTGCTTAA
- a CDS encoding phosphoribosyltransferase family protein, translating into MQTASHIILSQEIIERKLQRMAYEVYERNEEASRIILAGIADRGTVVARKIESLLKQIAPFEVIFTEIQINKAHPLTCSWQPRVPFENEVVIVVDDVANTGRTLFYAMKPFMEAIPAALQTLVLIDRQHKAFPVHIDYTGYSLATTLQEQIFVKTEGDQIIHAYIQ; encoded by the coding sequence ATGCAAACGGCTTCACATATTATTCTTTCACAGGAAATCATTGAACGGAAACTGCAGCGAATGGCTTATGAAGTCTATGAACGCAATGAAGAGGCTTCAAGGATCATCCTGGCCGGCATTGCCGATCGTGGAACGGTAGTAGCCAGAAAAATAGAAAGCCTGCTGAAACAGATAGCACCTTTCGAAGTGATTTTTACCGAAATACAAATCAACAAGGCACATCCCCTCACATGCTCCTGGCAACCCAGGGTGCCCTTCGAAAATGAAGTGGTAATTGTGGTGGATGATGTAGCCAATACCGGAAGAACCTTGTTTTATGCCATGAAACCTTTTATGGAAGCTATTCCGGCTGCTTTGCAGACACTCGTGCTCATTGACCGGCAGCACAAAGCATTTCCCGTGCATATTGACTATACCGGTTATTCACTGGCTACCACCTTGCAGGAACAAATCTTTGTGAAAACAGAAGGAGATCAGATTATTCATGCCTACATTCAATAA
- a CDS encoding class I SAM-dependent methyltransferase, with protein sequence MVSLSLFEKLHVHKKACILDVGGGDSTLVDDLLRAGFEDITVLDILELAVERARRRLGTQADRVKWIVSDIRKFKPDRTYDVWHDRATFHFLLSEMKFVSMRKLLVRP encoded by the coding sequence TTGGTTTCCTTGTCGTTGTTTGAAAAATTACATGTTCACAAAAAAGCCTGCATCCTGGATGTAGGTGGTGGCGATAGTACGCTGGTGGATGATTTATTGCGGGCAGGTTTTGAAGATATCACCGTGCTCGATATTTTAGAACTGGCCGTTGAAAGAGCCCGGCGAAGGCTTGGTACACAAGCTGATCGTGTGAAATGGATTGTATCAGATATCAGAAAGTTTAAACCGGACAGGACGTATGATGTATGGCACGACAGAGCCACCTTTCATTTTTTGCTTTCAGAAATGAAATTCGTCAGTATGCGCAAACTGCTTGTAAGGCCGTGA
- the lon gene encoding endopeptidase La: MNRFYVDNPDEEMEYMPLFPLNEDSDTEQDVRDLEEELPLLPLRNTVLFPGVVLPITVGRDKSIKAVQEAYRHNRLIGAIAQTDPSIEDPAPKDLTQVGTIARIVKLIRMPDGGTTIIIQGRLRFRIREVTSEDPFFKARYEILQDIQPDNEKEFEAYIATIKDLAAQLIQLSPHIPSEATIILRNIEHPSFLIHFVASNLNSEIKEKQQLLETDQLKARAEMLIKLLQTELQLAELKNKITSRTKADIDRQQREYFLQQQLKSIKEELGGDANEKELKDMQKRASEKKWTDAARELFQKEIEKLERMHPSTPDYSVLYNHLDFMLDLPWQEYTEDHYDLKKARRILDEDHYDMDKIKERILEYLAVLKLKGDMKSPILCFVGPPGIGKTSLGKSIARAIGRKYVRLSLGGLHDESEIRGHRKTYIGAMPGRILQSIRKAKSSNPVMILDEIDKVGSDFRGDPSSALLEVLDPEQNHSFYDNYLELEYDLSHVMFIATANDISTIHPALRDRLEIIELSGYSLEEKIEIARRHLIPKQKEMHGLKDAPIHVSSKILAFIIQHYTRESGVRELDRQLASVMRFLAKEKVLNGKLPETIDQQLVEKILGKPRFTNEIYHADNPPGVAIGLAWTPVGGEILFIEVSLSEGKGELKMTGNLGNIMKESAMTALSYLQSHADAYQINPQWFHQKNIHIHVPEGAVPKDGPSAGIAILTALTSAFTGRRVKPYLAMTGEITLRGELLPVGGIKEKLLAAKRAGIKKVLLSAQNRKDVEEIDARYLKGLQIMYVQKIEQALDVSLEKQKNTRKKQAKSLSLH, translated from the coding sequence ATGAACAGATTTTATGTAGATAATCCGGATGAAGAAATGGAATATATGCCCTTGTTCCCTTTGAATGAGGACAGTGATACCGAGCAGGATGTACGAGATCTGGAGGAAGAGTTACCCTTATTGCCTTTGCGCAACACGGTATTGTTTCCCGGCGTGGTATTGCCTATTACGGTAGGGCGGGATAAATCCATCAAGGCCGTCCAGGAAGCATATCGGCATAACAGGCTTATCGGTGCAATAGCCCAGACTGATCCTTCCATCGAGGATCCTGCTCCTAAAGATCTCACCCAGGTGGGCACCATAGCCCGAATTGTGAAGCTGATACGCATGCCCGACGGAGGCACTACCATCATTATTCAGGGAAGGCTGCGGTTCCGTATTCGTGAAGTAACCAGTGAAGATCCTTTCTTCAAAGCCCGTTATGAAATATTGCAGGATATACAACCCGATAATGAAAAAGAATTTGAAGCTTATATTGCAACCATCAAAGATCTGGCCGCTCAGCTTATTCAGCTTTCGCCCCATATTCCTTCAGAAGCTACCATTATCCTGCGCAACATAGAACACCCTTCGTTCCTGATTCATTTTGTAGCATCAAACCTCAATAGTGAAATCAAGGAAAAACAACAACTGCTGGAAACAGATCAGCTGAAAGCGCGTGCAGAAATGCTCATCAAATTGTTGCAAACAGAGCTGCAGCTAGCTGAATTAAAAAATAAAATAACCAGCCGAACCAAGGCCGATATTGACCGGCAACAACGCGAATATTTCCTCCAACAACAGCTCAAATCCATTAAGGAAGAATTAGGTGGGGATGCCAATGAAAAGGAACTCAAGGACATGCAAAAAAGAGCATCGGAAAAAAAATGGACCGATGCAGCCAGGGAATTGTTCCAGAAGGAAATTGAAAAGCTGGAACGCATGCATCCTTCCACACCGGATTATTCCGTGTTGTATAATCACCTGGATTTCATGCTCGACCTGCCCTGGCAGGAATATACCGAAGATCACTACGACCTGAAAAAAGCACGCAGGATCCTGGATGAGGATCATTATGATATGGACAAAATCAAGGAGCGCATTCTGGAATACCTGGCCGTACTGAAGCTGAAGGGCGACATGAAATCTCCGATTCTGTGCTTTGTGGGCCCGCCTGGCATTGGTAAAACTTCTCTCGGTAAATCCATTGCACGTGCGATTGGAAGAAAATACGTGCGGCTGAGTCTGGGCGGATTACACGATGAAAGTGAAATCCGCGGTCATCGTAAAACCTATATCGGTGCCATGCCCGGCCGTATCCTGCAATCAATCCGCAAAGCCAAAAGCTCCAATCCAGTCATGATTCTCGACGAAATTGACAAAGTGGGCAGCGACTTCCGCGGTGATCCCAGCTCAGCCCTGCTGGAGGTGCTGGACCCTGAGCAAAACCATAGTTTTTACGACAATTATCTGGAACTGGAATACGATCTTTCGCACGTCATGTTTATAGCTACAGCCAATGATATCAGCACCATTCATCCTGCATTGCGTGACAGGCTGGAAATCATTGAGCTAAGCGGATATTCGCTGGAAGAAAAAATTGAAATCGCCCGCCGACATCTGATACCCAAACAAAAGGAAATGCATGGCCTGAAGGATGCTCCTATTCATGTATCTTCCAAAATCCTTGCCTTCATCATTCAGCATTATACACGGGAAAGTGGCGTGCGTGAGCTAGACAGGCAGCTGGCTTCAGTGATGCGTTTTCTGGCTAAGGAAAAAGTATTGAACGGCAAATTACCCGAAACCATTGACCAGCAACTGGTGGAAAAAATATTGGGTAAGCCCCGTTTCACCAATGAAATATACCATGCTGATAATCCACCCGGCGTGGCTATTGGCTTGGCATGGACGCCTGTGGGTGGTGAAATTTTGTTTATTGAAGTGAGCCTCAGCGAAGGCAAGGGCGAGCTGAAGATGACAGGCAACCTGGGCAACATCATGAAAGAATCGGCTATGACTGCCCTGAGTTACCTGCAATCCCATGCTGATGCGTATCAGATCAATCCACAGTGGTTCCATCAAAAAAATATCCATATCCACGTGCCCGAAGGAGCCGTGCCCAAAGATGGTCCCAGTGCGGGTATTGCTATTCTCACCGCCCTGACCTCTGCTTTTACCGGACGAAGAGTGAAGCCTTACCTGGCTATGACCGGCGAAATTACCCTGCGGGGCGAACTTTTGCCCGTAGGCGGTATTAAAGAAAAATTACTGGCCGCCAAACGGGCTGGCATCAAAAAGGTACTCTTGAGTGCGCAGAACCGCAAAGATGTGGAAGAAATTGACGCCCGCTACCTGAAGGGATTGCAGATTATGTATGTGCAAAAGATTGAACAAGCCCTGGATGTATCCCTGGAAAAACAAAAAAATACCCGTAAAAAACAGGCAAAATCGCTATCCCTGCACTGA
- a CDS encoding porin family protein — protein sequence MKRILLTASCMAIFATTFAQQATKPGIHLGIKADANLTKIDGQSYTDAFKLNYSLGAYAKLQISRLFALQPELNLVQSTSTVSNNFGDIYNDIANPDYRKNIRLNYLSIPLLASIGVTNHFFIQVGPQYGILMNDHENLIQNGKNAFKNGDFSMVGGVWIELPARLNVHARYVIGLSNINDIDNRDNWKSQAIQVGLGFTF from the coding sequence ATGAAACGGATACTGTTAACAGCTTCGTGCATGGCAATTTTTGCCACTACATTTGCCCAGCAGGCAACCAAACCCGGAATACATCTGGGTATCAAGGCCGACGCAAATCTCACGAAAATTGACGGGCAATCATATACGGATGCATTTAAATTAAATTATTCTCTCGGGGCCTATGCCAAATTGCAGATTTCCCGCTTATTTGCCCTGCAGCCTGAATTGAATTTGGTACAATCTACCTCTACGGTTAGTAATAACTTTGGAGATATCTACAACGATATTGCCAATCCTGATTACAGGAAAAATATTCGCCTGAATTATCTGAGCATCCCCCTGCTGGCAAGCATCGGTGTAACCAATCACTTCTTTATTCAGGTTGGTCCGCAATACGGAATTCTGATGAATGATCATGAAAACTTAATTCAGAATGGGAAAAATGCCTTCAAAAACGGCGATTTTTCCATGGTCGGCGGTGTGTGGATTGAACTGCCTGCACGACTGAATGTGCATGCCCGCTATGTCATCGGCCTTTCGAATATCAATGATATTGATAACCGTGATAACTGGAAAAGTCAGGCCATTCAGGTTGGTTTAGGCTTCACATTCTGA
- a CDS encoding TolC family protein, giving the protein MYIRHGRFCFFRHSPRFARLCFILSLSWLVFTLPVFSQSLPSESAYQDTLRLQLAQADSMFLQNNLELLAQQYQVDAARAAILQAKLWNNPNLSISQGLYDPSDKKWFDLSSSGETAVQLQQLILLAGKRNKQILIARDQYQWNVYAFFDLMRTLRYTLHTDLFQLYYAQQSINLYTYEIQSFQRLVRVLNEQYQKGFAAKKEVLRLQAQLLDLQNQLVSIQQQIADLEAEVGILLRAPRSYVIPELEADSLLSHLDMQQYALTSLIDTALNNRADLRMAEFNLKMSQHNEQLQKALAVPDLTLAVGYDKNGNYVPNANLISAGFDIPLFNRNQGNIQAARSLVQYQQTQFQQARDNIVSEVTNAYQQALQAQRLYQSVDTSFYPSFQHLLEEVNLNYQHRNISMLELLDMYDAYKQAVLDYQNAQLNRLQTWEKLNYVIGRPIFH; this is encoded by the coding sequence ATGTACATCAGGCACGGTAGGTTTTGCTTTTTCCGGCATTCACCAAGGTTTGCTAGGTTATGTTTCATCTTAAGCCTTTCATGGCTTGTTTTTACCTTACCTGTTTTTTCCCAATCCTTACCATCTGAATCCGCATATCAGGATACCCTCAGACTTCAGCTAGCGCAGGCTGATTCCATGTTTTTGCAAAACAACCTCGAGCTGCTTGCCCAGCAATATCAGGTAGATGCTGCCAGGGCGGCTATTTTACAGGCAAAGCTCTGGAATAATCCTAATTTGTCAATTTCCCAGGGATTGTATGATCCATCCGATAAAAAATGGTTTGATCTCAGTTCATCTGGAGAAACGGCTGTTCAGCTTCAGCAACTTATTTTGCTGGCAGGAAAGCGCAACAAACAAATTTTAATAGCACGTGATCAGTATCAATGGAATGTGTACGCATTTTTTGATTTGATGCGCACCTTGCGTTATACCCTGCATACAGATTTGTTTCAACTGTATTATGCCCAGCAATCCATCAATCTGTACACCTATGAAATACAATCATTTCAGCGCCTGGTTCGTGTTTTGAACGAGCAATACCAGAAAGGATTTGCCGCCAAGAAAGAGGTATTGCGGTTACAGGCACAGCTATTGGATTTGCAGAATCAGCTTGTATCCATCCAACAGCAGATTGCAGATTTGGAAGCTGAGGTTGGTATACTTCTGCGGGCACCGCGCAGTTATGTGATCCCAGAATTAGAAGCCGATAGTTTGTTGTCGCATTTAGATATGCAGCAATATGCATTGACATCCCTGATTGATACTGCGCTGAATAACCGGGCTGATTTGCGGATGGCCGAGTTTAACCTGAAAATGAGTCAGCACAACGAACAATTGCAGAAGGCTTTGGCTGTGCCTGATTTGACGCTAGCAGTAGGATATGATAAAAACGGAAACTATGTGCCCAATGCAAATTTAATTTCAGCCGGTTTTGATATTCCTCTTTTTAATCGCAATCAGGGAAATATTCAGGCGGCAAGAAGCCTGGTACAGTATCAACAAACACAGTTCCAACAGGCCAGGGATAATATCGTTTCAGAAGTAACAAACGCCTATCAGCAGGCATTGCAGGCGCAACGCTTATATCAATCCGTTGACACATCTTTTTATCCATCATTTCAGCATTTGCTGGAAGAAGTAAATCTGAATTATCAGCATCGCAACATCAGCATGCTGGAATTGCTTGATATGTATGATGCCTATAAACAGGCTGTACTAGATTATCAGAATGCACAGCTAAACAGGCTGCAAACATGGGAAAAACTGAATTATGTAATTGGTCGTCCGATATTTCATTAA